One window of the Tachypleus tridentatus isolate NWPU-2018 chromosome 10, ASM421037v1, whole genome shotgun sequence genome contains the following:
- the LOC143231036 gene encoding cytochrome P450 2J6-like — protein MAGFIFETVLYFIRGWNFSTFFLATCIFLFLHWVITRIRNFPPGPVGLPVVGYLPFLKSNQAYLQITDLGKKFGNVFSLRLGSRNVVVLNDFKAVKEALSKDAFLGRPPDIQFRTSEITSVAITNGLPWKEQRRFSLHALRNLGFGKTKMEDHIKEEINVILEQFAACEGKPENIRRLLVPSMSNNISALVFGRRFDYNDPKRLFLDKRLREFEESFQNFSLYTFFPWLKHIVLKLRPGIYKKFLTNVEQLQEFIINEIKTHEETLDENNIRDFIDAFLLEMKKRQNKNDTSDTFNMETLIGTVQALFGAGSGTVRISVHWLLLTIAVYRDIQDRVQKEIDNVIGRERLPSWADHTNLPFTQAVLMEAQRWRPVAPLSIMRYTLEDTTVQEYNVPEGTYVMTNIWAVHHDKAYWKDSDIFCPDRFLNQDGTSVEKPEYYIPFALGKRNCLGETLAQVEVFLYFASILQRFTVALPEGVKPNFDANFQLTMEPKHADFGFFPRQ, from the exons ATGGcaggttttatttttgaaacagttttatattttattagaggATGGAACTTTTCGACGTTTTTTCTTGCTACATGTATATTCTTGTTTCTTCATTGGGTGATTACTCGTATTAGAAACTTTCCACCAGGCCCAGTCGGTCTTCCTGTTGTGGGTTATTTGCCGTTCTTAAAAAGCAACCAGGCGTATCTTCAAATAACAGATCTTGGAAAAAAATTCGGAAATGTTTTCAG TTTACGTCTGGGCAGCAGAAATGTTGTGGTTCTTAATGACTTTAAAGCTGTGAAAGAAGCTCTAAGTAAAGATGCTTTCCTTGGACGTCCTCCAGATATACAGTTCCGTACCTCAGAAATCACTA GTGTGGCGATTACCAACGGCCTACCATGGAAAGAACAACGTCGTTTCTCATTACACGCTTTAAGAAATTTGGGATTCGGAAAAACAAAAATGGAAGATCATATAAAG GAAGAAATTAATGTTATTCTGGAACAATTCGCTGCCTGTGAGGGTAAGCCTGAGAACATACGTCGGCTCCTTGTTCCCAGTATGTCCAACAATATTTCTGCCCTTGTGTTCGGGAGGAGATTTGATTACAACGACCCAAAGAGACTGTTCCTTGATAAAAGACTTCGAGAATTCGAGGAATCATTTCAGAATTTCAGTCTATACACTTTCTTTCCATGGTTAAAACACATCGTGCTGAAGTTGAGACCTGGAATTTACAAGAAATTCTTGACAAATGTTGAACAACTACAGGAATTTattat AAACGAAATCAAAACTCACGAAGAAACATTAGATGAAAACAATATTCGTGATTTCATTGATGCGTTTTTGTTGGAGATGAAGAAACGCCAAAACAAAAACGACACATCAGACACTTTTAACA tgGAAACGTTAATAGGAACTGTGCAGGCACTGTTCGGTGCAGGAAGTGGAACTGTTCGTATATCTGTGCACTGGCTACTTCTGACAATAGCAGTTTACAGAGATATCCAGGACCGAGTTCAAAAGGAAATAGATAATGTTATTGGACGAGAAAGACTTCCTTCTTGGGCTGACCATACCAATCTGCCATTTACTCAGGCTGTTTTAATGGAGGCTCAAAGATGGCGACCTGTGGCGCCTCTCAGTATTATGAGATA CACTTTAGAAGATACTACAGTACAAGAGTACAATGTTCCTGAAGGGACCTACGTGATGACAAACATATGGGCTGTCCACCATGATAAAGCCTATTGGAAAGATTCTGATATATTTTGTCCAGATAGATTTCTTAATCAAGACGGAACTTCAGTGGAGAAACCAGAATATTACATACCGTTCGCTCTGG GAAAACGTAACTGTCTTGGAGAGACTTTAGCTCAAGTCGAAGTGTTTCTGTACTTCGCCTCAATACTTCAACGTTTCACAGTTGCATTGCCAGAAGGTGTTAAGCCTAACTTTGACGCTAATTTTCAATTAACTATGGAACCAAAACATGCTGATTTTGGTTTTTTTCCAAGACAGTAA